In one window of Acidovorax sp. HDW3 DNA:
- a CDS encoding esterase-like activity of phytase family protein, whose amino-acid sequence MKPPLLASALLALLAACAPLPRQAPAPTAAAPAQLRVIGVQTLDFSTRYADTLVGGLSGIDYDPVQQRYIAISDDRATHDPARAYTLALHYSASALEPPRWTGVRFLQHDSGQRFAPQHRAIDGMDVPDAEAVRWLPGSSDFLWSSEGDFRRGFGPQLRRSRWHDGSVQRHYPLPQSFTPDPQKRQGPRANGTLEGIALTPDGRSAWLAMELPWWQDGARASPSDPGAPVRLTAIDLASGDALRQIAYQPDAVPQQPLVQWGQYLQGVSEILADGPHHLLVLERAYSLGQGFHARLYRIDTRQGSNTLALPALRPGNHEVAPKTLVADLADLGLGSIDNLEGMTWGPDLPGGGCVLILVSDNNFNPAQRTQFIAAQYLPPGQDPAQCQRMPAP is encoded by the coding sequence ATGAAACCACCCCTGCTCGCCAGCGCCCTGCTCGCGCTGCTGGCGGCCTGCGCGCCGCTGCCGCGCCAGGCGCCAGCGCCCACCGCCGCAGCCCCGGCACAGCTGCGCGTGATCGGCGTGCAGACGCTCGACTTTTCCACCCGCTACGCCGACACCCTGGTCGGCGGCCTCTCGGGCATCGACTACGACCCGGTGCAGCAGCGCTACATCGCCATCAGCGACGACCGCGCCACGCACGACCCGGCCCGCGCCTACACCCTGGCGCTGCACTACAGCGCCAGCGCCCTGGAGCCCCCGCGCTGGACCGGCGTGCGCTTTTTGCAGCACGACAGTGGCCAGCGCTTTGCACCGCAGCACCGCGCCATCGACGGCATGGACGTGCCCGACGCCGAAGCCGTGCGCTGGCTGCCCGGCAGCAGCGACTTCCTCTGGAGCAGCGAAGGCGACTTCCGGCGCGGCTTTGGCCCGCAGCTGCGGCGCAGCCGCTGGCACGATGGCAGCGTGCAGCGCCACTACCCACTGCCACAGAGCTTCACCCCCGACCCGCAAAAACGCCAAGGCCCGCGCGCCAACGGCACGCTCGAAGGCATCGCCCTCACGCCCGATGGCCGCAGCGCCTGGCTTGCCATGGAGCTGCCCTGGTGGCAAGACGGCGCCCGCGCCAGCCCGAGCGACCCCGGCGCGCCGGTGCGCCTGACCGCCATCGACCTCGCCAGCGGCGACGCGCTGCGCCAAATCGCCTACCAACCCGACGCCGTGCCGCAGCAGCCCCTGGTGCAGTGGGGCCAGTACCTGCAAGGCGTGAGCGAAATCCTGGCCGACGGCCCGCACCACCTGCTGGTGCTCGAACGCGCCTACAGCCTGGGCCAGGGCTTTCACGCCCGCCTCTACCGCATCGACACGCGCCAGGGCAGCAACACCCTGGCGCTGCCCGCGCTGCGCCCGGGCAACCACGAGGTGGCGCCCAAGACCCTGGTGGCCGACCTGGCCGACCTCGGCCTGGGCAGCATCGACAACCTCGAAGGCATGACCTGGGGCCCGGACCTGCCCGGCGGCGGCTGCGTGCTGATCCTGGTGAGCGACAACAACTTCAACCCCGCGCAGCGCACCCAGTTCATCGCCGCCCAGTACCTGCCGCCGGGCCAAGACCCGGCGCAGTGCCAGCGTATGCCTGCGCCATGA
- a CDS encoding Smr/MutS family protein, translating to MKPAPLTAHSLQALQPLRRALAAQQAQAAERAAAERAAAAAAARERQLFAHSVGPVHTLKGEANRHHSAPPAPSPRPLQHELDIARVLQEAMSDEFDVSTLLDVDDQLSFRRPGIGLDVTRKLRAGTWSIQRQLDLHGLRRDEAREALGQFIRLAHRTGLRCVRIVHGKGLGSPGKQPVLKGRVQSWLVQKKEVLAFVQARPADGGAGALVVLLAPGRQR from the coding sequence ATGAAGCCCGCCCCCCTCACCGCCCACAGCCTGCAGGCGCTGCAGCCCCTGCGCCGCGCCCTGGCAGCGCAGCAAGCCCAGGCGGCCGAACGCGCTGCTGCCGAACGCGCCGCCGCCGCCGCTGCGGCGCGCGAGCGCCAGCTGTTTGCGCACAGCGTCGGCCCGGTGCACACGCTCAAAGGCGAAGCCAACCGCCACCACAGCGCACCGCCAGCGCCCAGCCCCCGCCCCCTGCAGCACGAACTCGACATCGCCCGGGTGCTGCAGGAGGCGATGAGCGATGAGTTTGACGTCAGCACCCTGCTCGACGTGGACGACCAGCTGAGCTTTCGCCGCCCCGGCATCGGCCTGGACGTGACGCGCAAGCTGCGCGCGGGCACCTGGAGCATCCAGCGCCAGCTCGACCTGCACGGCCTGCGCCGCGACGAGGCGCGCGAGGCCCTGGGCCAGTTCATCCGCCTGGCGCACCGCACCGGCCTGCGCTGCGTGCGCATCGTGCACGGCAAGGGCCTGGGCTCGCCCGGCAAGCAACCCGTGCTCAAGGGCCGGGTGCAGTCCTGGCTGGTGCAGAAAAAAGAGGTTCTGGCCTTCGTGCAGGCGCGCCCGGCCGATGGCGGCGCCGGCGCACTGGTGGTGCTGCTGGCGCCGGGGCGCCAGCGCTAA
- a CDS encoding helix-turn-helix domain-containing protein produces the protein MKYDESLRTPEVRLKEAEQVGAQLRTLRIARGMTQSETAARAGVSRSTAVLLEQGDESRTLSQVLRYLHALEPGLTLAGLLKDQSAAVRVFNEAPRVQRVHKPKASTGRKAEKDPYDF, from the coding sequence ATGAAATATGACGAATCCCTGCGCACGCCTGAAGTCCGCCTGAAAGAGGCAGAGCAGGTGGGCGCCCAGCTGCGCACACTGCGCATTGCGCGCGGCATGACCCAGAGTGAGACGGCAGCGCGCGCTGGTGTTTCGCGCTCCACGGCGGTGCTGCTGGAGCAGGGGGATGAAAGCCGCACGCTCTCGCAGGTTCTGCGCTACTTGCACGCCCTGGAGCCCGGGCTGACCTTGGCTGGCTTGCTGAAAGACCAGTCGGCTGCCGTGCGCGTCTTCAATGAAGCGCCCCGCGTCCAGCGCGTCCACAAGCCCAAGGCAAGCACTGGACGCAAGGCTGAAAAGGACCCGTATGACTTCTGA
- a CDS encoding type II toxin-antitoxin system HipA family toxin: protein MTSDRHPYARPPRDVFVFAHVADEHGTDFVPAGSLEGANTTQPVFVYGKRYVQRPYAVEMDPVALPLKDEAGGAKRFVLAGLTEFGGIRDAAPDAWGRRVIENKLKVAANKLPEVAYLLEAGSDRVGALDVRPQRDSQATAPVAAEMDLARLLEAADRIENEEYVGADLAIYFSSLGSAGGARPKACVRTADGVLWLAKFPSKSDRACNAVLEAGALELARAAGLRVPPVEVKQVGDAKVLFIRRFDRYWAAPGVVPAPDKESWEPLEGPRGQQSIEGRIGFCSALTLMGMDEHEATRSSYKALAEQMRARALPRYLARDLRELFKRQALNIFVTNTDDHLRNHGFLYQVAAKGWTLSPLYDVLPMSVVAQERMLHLEVGERGRLATLDNMMTHWAVYFSSRVEALKALHEVWLVARAWKPFFEQFGASPKDMAYLEGAIRGVSQIASPALEKTLRGFSA, encoded by the coding sequence ATGACTTCTGACCGCCACCCCTATGCCCGTCCTCCCCGTGACGTTTTCGTGTTCGCACACGTGGCGGACGAGCATGGCACTGACTTCGTGCCAGCGGGTTCGCTCGAAGGCGCAAACACCACGCAACCGGTTTTTGTCTACGGCAAGCGCTACGTGCAGCGCCCCTACGCAGTCGAGATGGATCCCGTCGCCTTGCCACTGAAGGACGAGGCGGGCGGCGCCAAGCGCTTTGTCTTGGCGGGGCTCACGGAGTTCGGGGGTATCCGCGACGCGGCCCCGGATGCCTGGGGGCGCAGGGTCATTGAGAACAAGCTCAAGGTGGCTGCCAACAAGCTGCCGGAGGTGGCCTATCTCTTGGAAGCGGGCTCAGACCGGGTGGGCGCCTTGGATGTGCGCCCTCAGCGGGACTCCCAGGCTACGGCCCCGGTAGCTGCCGAGATGGACCTGGCACGCCTTCTGGAGGCAGCAGACCGCATCGAGAATGAGGAATACGTCGGGGCAGACCTCGCCATCTACTTCAGCAGCCTTGGCAGCGCTGGCGGCGCGCGTCCCAAGGCCTGCGTGCGCACCGCAGACGGTGTGCTTTGGCTCGCCAAATTCCCATCCAAGTCAGACCGCGCCTGTAACGCTGTCCTCGAAGCTGGTGCATTGGAGCTGGCGCGTGCTGCGGGGCTTCGTGTGCCGCCCGTAGAGGTCAAGCAGGTGGGCGATGCCAAGGTGCTGTTCATCCGGCGATTCGACCGCTACTGGGCAGCGCCTGGGGTCGTGCCTGCCCCCGACAAAGAAAGTTGGGAGCCGTTGGAAGGGCCTAGAGGCCAGCAGTCTATCGAAGGCCGCATAGGTTTTTGCTCGGCGCTCACGCTCATGGGCATGGATGAGCACGAAGCAACACGCAGCTCCTACAAAGCCCTGGCAGAGCAAATGCGTGCCCGCGCGCTTCCCAGGTACCTCGCGCGGGACTTGCGCGAGCTGTTCAAGCGCCAGGCGCTCAACATCTTCGTCACCAACACGGATGACCACTTGCGCAATCACGGCTTCCTGTACCAGGTCGCAGCCAAAGGATGGACCCTCAGTCCACTCTATGACGTGCTCCCCATGAGCGTCGTTGCCCAGGAACGGATGCTGCATTTGGAGGTGGGGGAAAGAGGCAGGCTCGCCACCCTGGACAACATGATGACCCACTGGGCTGTGTACTTTTCGAGCAGGGTGGAGGCGCTGAAGGCGCTGCACGAGGTGTGGTTGGTGGCCCGTGCGTGGAAGCCGTTTTTTGAGCAGTTCGGTGCCTCTCCAAAGGACATGGCATACCTGGAGGGGGCCATTCGGGGGGTGAGCCAAATTGCATCTCCAGCGCTTGAGAAGACGCTACGGGGCTTCAGCGCTTGA
- a CDS encoding EamA family transporter, giving the protein MSNASWFFWAAWSAVFAALTAIFAKVGIAGVNADLAMLVRTVVIVLVLTAFVLGTGQWSNPLQLPARTWVFLVLSALATGASWVCYFRALQLGPASQVAPVDKFSLVLVALFAWAFLGERLNPREWLGVALVAAGVLVLAIKR; this is encoded by the coding sequence GTGTCAAACGCATCGTGGTTTTTCTGGGCTGCTTGGTCGGCCGTGTTTGCCGCCCTGACGGCGATTTTTGCCAAGGTGGGTATCGCCGGGGTCAACGCCGATCTGGCGATGCTGGTGCGCACCGTGGTCATCGTGCTGGTGTTGACGGCGTTTGTGCTGGGCACGGGGCAGTGGAGCAACCCGCTGCAGCTGCCCGCGCGCACCTGGGTGTTTTTGGTGCTCTCGGCCCTGGCCACGGGCGCCTCGTGGGTGTGCTACTTCCGCGCCCTGCAGCTGGGGCCCGCCTCGCAGGTGGCGCCGGTGGACAAATTCAGCCTGGTGCTGGTGGCCCTGTTCGCCTGGGCCTTTCTGGGCGAACGCCTGAACCCGCGCGAGTGGCTGGGCGTGGCGCTGGTGGCGGCAGGGGTGCTGGTGTTGGCGATCAAGCGCTGA
- a CDS encoding ABC transporter permease, whose protein sequence is MNPSILHLAWRNLWRDLRAGQLRLVLVAVTLAVAALTAVGFFADRLQGALARDARQLLGGDAVLASDQPTPAAFSAEAARLGLRSSSTLGFPTMARAPEAQGGASRLVALKSVAPGYPLRGRLQVAASAEAPGQPTDTIPAPGEVWVDAALLQALGLAVGDALLLGDARLRVARILTFEPDRGAGVLSFAPRVLLNAHDLAATALVQPASRIGYRFAVAGEAAAVQRYSRWAQAEIEGSGLRGLRLETLDTGRPEMRQTLERAQQFLNLVALLAALLSAVAVALAARGFANEHLDSAALLRVLGLAQRRIAGAYALEFAGVGLLASSLGLLLGYGVHFGFALLLAGLVPEGLPPPSAWPLLLGLGVGMTLLLAFGLPPMLQLAQVPPLRVLRRDLGALRPASFATVVLGLAGFGALLLAVSRDLRLGLIAVGGFAGAALLFALLAWVALRLLRRSVPEATAPPWLVLATRQLAARQGYAVVQVVSLALGLLALVLLVLLRTDLIASWQQATPADAPNRFVINIQPDQAQDFRQQLERSGVAQYDWYPMFRGRLVAVNDRAIGPQDYADERARGLVEREFNLSYAAQAPAHNQVVAGAWQAGEAGAVSVEEGIAKTLGLHLGDRLRFDVAGVTSEARITSLRKVDWSSLHANFFVMYPLAAMPEVPATYLAAYRAPMQPGFDNALVQRFPNVTNVDMGATVAQLQTVLAQVVRAVEFLFAFTLAAGLVVLFASVAATREQRAREFAIMRAMGARARLLRQVQRAELAGVGLLAGALASSVAVLIGWLLAHYVFDFAWTVRPWVPLAGSLAGALLALLAGWWGLRGVLRRPVVQTLRQALQE, encoded by the coding sequence ATGAACCCCTCGATCTTGCACCTTGCCTGGCGCAACCTCTGGCGCGATCTGCGCGCTGGCCAGCTGCGCCTGGTGCTGGTGGCCGTGACCCTGGCCGTGGCGGCGCTGACGGCGGTGGGTTTTTTTGCCGACCGCCTGCAAGGCGCCCTGGCGCGCGACGCCCGCCAGCTGCTCGGCGGCGACGCCGTGCTCGCCAGCGACCAGCCCACGCCCGCCGCCTTCAGCGCCGAGGCCGCCCGCCTGGGTCTGCGCAGCAGCAGCACGCTGGGCTTTCCCACCATGGCGCGCGCGCCCGAGGCGCAGGGCGGCGCCAGCCGCCTGGTGGCGCTCAAGAGCGTGGCCCCGGGCTACCCGCTGCGCGGGCGCCTGCAGGTGGCCGCCAGCGCCGAGGCGCCGGGCCAGCCGACCGACACCATTCCCGCCCCGGGCGAGGTCTGGGTCGATGCCGCCCTGCTGCAGGCCCTGGGCCTGGCTGTGGGCGACGCGCTGCTGCTGGGCGACGCCCGCCTGCGCGTGGCGCGCATCCTCACCTTTGAACCGGACCGGGGCGCGGGCGTGCTCAGCTTTGCCCCGCGCGTGCTGCTCAACGCGCACGACCTGGCCGCCACCGCCCTGGTGCAGCCCGCCAGCCGCATCGGCTACCGCTTCGCCGTGGCCGGCGAGGCTGCCGCCGTGCAGCGCTACAGCCGCTGGGCGCAGGCCGAGATCGAGGGCAGTGGCCTGCGCGGCCTGCGCCTGGAAACGCTCGATACCGGCCGCCCGGAAATGCGCCAGACGCTCGAACGCGCGCAGCAATTCCTGAACCTGGTGGCGCTGCTGGCGGCGCTGCTCTCGGCCGTGGCCGTGGCGCTGGCGGCGCGCGGCTTTGCCAATGAACACCTCGACAGCGCCGCCCTGCTGCGCGTGCTCGGCCTGGCGCAGCGGCGCATCGCTGGCGCCTACGCACTCGAATTTGCCGGCGTTGGCCTGCTCGCCAGCAGCCTGGGCCTGCTGCTGGGCTACGGCGTGCACTTTGGCTTTGCCCTGCTGCTCGCCGGCCTGGTGCCCGAGGGCCTGCCCCCGCCCAGCGCCTGGCCGCTGCTGCTGGGCCTGGGCGTGGGCATGACGCTGCTGCTCGCCTTTGGCCTGCCGCCCATGCTGCAGCTGGCGCAGGTGCCGCCGCTGCGCGTGCTGCGGCGCGACCTGGGCGCGCTGCGGCCCGCGTCGTTCGCCACTGTGGTGCTGGGCCTGGCTGGTTTTGGCGCCCTGCTGCTGGCCGTGAGCCGCGACCTGCGCCTGGGCCTGATCGCCGTCGGCGGCTTTGCCGGCGCCGCGCTGCTGTTCGCCCTGCTCGCCTGGGTGGCGCTGCGCCTGCTGCGGCGCAGCGTGCCCGAGGCCACGGCGCCGCCCTGGTTGGTGCTGGCCACGCGCCAGCTCGCCGCGCGCCAGGGCTACGCCGTGGTGCAGGTCGTGAGCCTGGCGCTGGGTCTGTTGGCGCTGGTGCTGCTGGTGCTGCTGCGCACCGACCTCATCGCCAGCTGGCAGCAGGCCACGCCAGCGGACGCGCCCAACCGCTTCGTCATCAACATCCAGCCCGACCAGGCGCAGGACTTTCGCCAGCAGCTGGAGCGCTCGGGCGTGGCGCAGTACGACTGGTACCCCATGTTCCGGGGCCGGCTGGTGGCCGTGAACGACCGCGCCATCGGCCCGCAGGACTACGCCGACGAGCGCGCCCGGGGCCTGGTCGAGCGCGAGTTCAACCTCTCCTACGCCGCGCAGGCGCCGGCGCACAACCAGGTCGTTGCCGGCGCCTGGCAGGCGGGCGAGGCCGGCGCCGTGAGCGTGGAGGAGGGCATTGCCAAAACCCTGGGCCTGCACCTGGGCGACCGGCTGCGCTTTGACGTTGCCGGCGTGACCAGCGAGGCGCGCATCACCAGCTTGCGCAAGGTCGATTGGAGCTCGCTGCACGCCAACTTCTTCGTCATGTACCCGCTCGCCGCCATGCCCGAAGTGCCCGCCACCTACCTTGCCGCCTACCGCGCGCCCATGCAGCCGGGGTTTGACAACGCCCTGGTGCAACGCTTTCCCAACGTCACCAACGTCGATATGGGCGCCACCGTGGCGCAGCTGCAGACGGTGCTGGCGCAGGTGGTGCGGGCGGTCGAATTTTTGTTCGCCTTCACGCTCGCGGCGGGCCTGGTGGTGCTGTTTGCCAGCGTGGCCGCCACGCGCGAGCAGCGCGCGCGCGAGTTCGCCATCATGCGCGCCATGGGGGCCCGGGCCCGCCTGCTGCGCCAGGTGCAGCGCGCCGAACTCGCCGGCGTGGGCCTGCTCGCTGGCGCCCTGGCCAGCAGCGTGGCCGTGCTCATCGGCTGGCTGCTGGCGCACTACGTATTTGACTTTGCCTGGACGGTGCGCCCCTGGGTGCCCTTGGCCGGCAGCCTGGCGGGTGCGCTGCTGGCGCTGCTCGCCGGCTGGTGGGGCCTGCGCGGCGTGCTGCGCCGCCCCGTGGTGCAGACGCTGCGCCAGGCGCTACAGGAATAA